Below is a window of Dictyostelium discoideum AX4 chromosome 1 chromosome, whole genome shotgun sequence DNA.
AATTTGGATGGTTAGGATTAGAGAAACAAATAGTAACACATGATTGGATGAATTGGTTAGGTTTTGTTGGTATTGTAATTTCAAtcttttgtttcttttttattaaaccaTCATTAGAAgatgacaataataataagaatgtAGTTGATAGAtttaagaataaaaaagGAGGATACATTGATCCAATGGATAATGAAGAGTTTCCAATATTACGTGGATCTGTCAATAGTGATGgtccaattaaatttaataaatataacaataataataacaatggtgATGAGTTAGAAACTTCAACAGAAACAATTTTCGATAAAATAccaacaaaatttaaaaaggttGCTGGTATTAGTATGTCAATTATTTGTGGTGTTTTATTAGGTGTTAATATGATACCTATGCAACTTTGGAAACAAAATCATCAAGAAGCATCACcatttgatattattttctcACAATTTGCTGGTGTATTCTTATTTAATGCATTCACTTTTATGTTTTATGCAATGATTAAAAAGTCACCTCAAATCTATCCAAAAACAGTTTTTCCAAGTTTTATCTCTGGTGTTATGTGGGGAATTGCAAATTGTGGTTTAATGATTTCAACTCAAAATTTAGGTTATACAGTTGGTTATCCAATCTCTTGTTCAGGTCCAATGATTATCTCTTCATTATGGagtgttttttatttccatgAAATTAAAGGcacaaaaaatttattaatattatgtggttcatttttatttttaatttctggtATTATTTTACTTGCTTTCtcttcattttaaaaaaaaaaaaaaaaaaaaaaaaaacaaaaaaaaaataataataatacacaaAAATggtgtaataataataataataataaaaacttaataaacgtttatttatttaaaattttttttaaaaatttaactgtttttttttttttttttttttaaattcagaaggattaaataaattttttttttaatttattaaataatattttaaaataataaactagTGGtgagataaaaaaaaaaaaaaaaaaaaaaaaaattaaagataaagttTTTACAAATCAATAGAGAGgtataaaattacaaaaaaaaaaaaaaacttttttttttttaattttttttttttttatttaaaatatttctttattttgattataataattattttatttaaatattacttCAAATCTAAATCTAAATCTCctttgattaaaattttaatttatttaatttatattattccattttaatttttttttttttttaaaaaaaaacttgtgCTTTAACTAAAAGACTTATTAGAAAACTCTGAGAAAACTAAACAATATggattgtaaaaaaaaaaattaaaaaaatagaaataaataaaagtgaTCAAAACCTTTATCTAAACTCTATGGACGtacaaattattttgttttaaaatatttgcactttttttggtgatttttttgaaatttcatttaaaatatcaaaaaaattatttttataatcatttGACTTTATTTTTCACCAGTCTGAAATCATATTTTAACATAATAtaactttattattgttattattgtgaacaattttttattaaaatttttttttgattatcgTAATGcgtcttttaataaatcaaaataaaaaataaaaaataaataaaaaataaaaaataaaaaaaaaaaaaataaaaaaaaaaaaacaaaaaaaaaaaatataaattaaaaaagaaaaaaaaacattttataaaaattattacaacataaataaataaaccaaataaacatataaaataaaatataaagtaagttgttaaaaaaaaaaaaaaaaaaaaaaaaaaaaaattggtaaaataaaaaaaaaaaaaaatagtaaagggttattaattaaaattttttttttttttttagaatgaaTAAAGTagtttcaattaatattgcAGAGATTTTAAAGTCACATGCCACTCATAAATCATTAATggttagaaataaaaatttcttaAGATCAAGCAATGGCTCTGTGCCAATATATTCAAATTCCATATTACAACCACCAACCACTGCcaccaataataacaatgaaaataattttaatttagtgAATGATACAATCGATGATTTGGAATTGGCAATCGAGAATGCTGGTGGTAAACAATtttggtgaaaaaaaaaaaaatatggaaaaaaaaatgaaaaaaaaaaaaaaaaaaaaaacttgtaCATAATGTAAAAATCCGGGGTAAAGGATGttcaaaaaattgttttttttttttgaaaaaaaaaaaaaaaaaaaaaaaaaaaacaaatagcAATCATCtctcaataaaaaaaaagccaTTCTGAtagtgaaattaattttggcaAATTTAAGAGacataatattatcaattttataaaagaaaatgatatgaataaaataaataaatttaaaaaataaatttaaaaaataaatttaaaaaataaaatataaaaaaaaaaatataaaaaaaaaaaaaatttgtttaacAAAATTTCTTgggtattaaaaaaaaaaaaaaaaataaaaaaaaaaataaaaataaaaaataaaaaaataaaataaaaaataaaaaataaaataaaaaataaaaaaaataaaaaataaaaaaaatgattaaaggAAAagtttatatctttttttaacctttttttcAATTCGATTGGGTGCAAAGGTAAATCTCTGTGTCAATTAtagttcaattaaaaataaaaaaaaaaaaacggcTTCTGTTGGGTGTTCtgttccaaattttttttttttattcgaattttatttttttttaattttttatttattttttttttattttttttttttagcatCACAAGTGAACTTTTGGAAAATAAGGTCTATTTTTGGGTTTAACAacaacccaaaaaaaaaaaaaaagccgcaaaataaaagaaaaaaaaaaactataaattgaaggaaaatgaaaataataatcatttgataaaataaaataaaagcaacacaaataaaaaaataaaattgtatgtattttaatttttatcttttcttattttttttttttttttttgtacaattatcatttatttttctttttcttctctTACTTactaacattttttttttttatttttttttttttattattatctaaaaagaaataaaatgaacaaattaataatttcaatcaaCATTTTCGAAATTTCAAACCAAAATGATTTACCACTTGgaaatgatgaaaatcaaTCTCATATTGTTAATGATACAATTGATGAATTAGAAAGTGCAATTTCTTCAATCATCAATTTTTACAATCAATAGAGATatccttaaaaaaaaaaaaaaaaaaaagaaaactatttttattatttttttttttttgatcacaATCTCAGACAATAATGGTGCGTCACACCACATAATAATCCAACATCTCTGGGTACTACAGATAGAGGAACAAAATTCAATGATTACATATCTGATTGCTTCGTTCTAAAACTAAAGAAAATAACCAAAGGTTACTttcatattttatttcatttcttaatttttaataagataaaaaaataaataataaaataataataataataaaattaaaaataaaattatttttttattcataatattctaaattattgttttttgaaaatttcattaattttccatttataataaaaaagtttatactttgtagaattaaatttctttCGATCTGTTTTAATGTTTCTTCAGTGCAACCAAAACATAATTCTTCAATAGATTTTGGTAAATGgataaatgttttaattacTTCTATACCAATTGAATCActtaattctaaaaatgtTACACCTTCAGGAATAATACCACGATGAcgaatataatttttataattttttaaaattaggtGTTTCGTATTTGTGAAAAGATAAGGTTTAAggataaaatcatttttaaattctccTTCATAAATAAACGTTTCTAAACTGTTGTGTGTAATTTTACTAATTTCCAATACTCCAATACCTTTAATACATATATATTCAACATTACTGAAACAAAAGtctaaattaataatattataatttggattatttaaaataacaaCCTTTTTATTAGCTATATAATCGACATTAATAATTCCATTgaaatcatcaccaaattcaatcattttactattatttggaAATTGTTCACTTGTTATcgttgttgaattattaattcttaaaatatcattttcacCATTTATTCCATTTCGATATTTAATTCGTTTCAATGGtgtttgttttaaaaatttaaagtaattttcaaaattatcataattttccttttttttttatttttttttaattattattatattaaattagtacatatttattaatattttaaagtagttttcaaaattatttacatttaaaaatggatGAATTTCTAATACATCAATATCTAAATATCTACCtatacatttttttataaagtttaaaaaaagtggTGATATTTGACTTTTTTCTACATATTCGTAAATATGAGTTAACTTTATAggttttatttcaaattgtGTTGGATAAAATAATTCGAATGATATAAAACCCAAGCTATATACATCAAATGTATAATTAACAATTGATACGTTATTAAGAATACATTCATCAGGTAAATATGTACCATAATGATCTCTTTTTAAATCTCCAATCTTTTGAGACAATCCATAGTCAATAATCTttatatcaaaattattatcatcattaatattactattactattattattatcatcattaatattactattattattattattattattattattattattattattattattattattattattatcataattattgggttttaaaattatattatcacATTTTAAATCCATATGaattaaattacaattattatgaAGAAATTTCATAGTttctaaacatttttttaaaattattgaaatttgtttttcatttaaaggaaatttttttttttttaattcataaattgtttttccttcaataaattctaaataaatatataatttattttttcctttaATTCCATAtccaaaataatcaattattgaacTTATTTGCatctctttatttttattttttattaattctaaattattcACTtcattaaattgaattttatccttttataattttttttatttttttttgttttatttttatttttaaaataattttaatattagtaataataataatattgataatttttaaataaaaagattaaatttaaattaaaataaaaagtaatttacatcaaatttaatttttttaattgcaatcatttttttatttacaatagtTCCATTAATTATaccatttttcttttttgctTTTGATATTTTAGAAAACCCACCTtttctataatttttttcaataatttcccATTCATCCTTATTGAAAGtgttatcattttcaatcattttttatgtGTTGcagttaataatatatattgatgttttttttttttatttttttttttttatatgacctttttttttttttttttatttttattttattttattttattttttttaaaaaaaagccCACACGCActtgttttatttgtaaataaaaaaaaaagaaaaaaaaaataaaattaaaaaagggggaaactaaaaattaattttaaaaaaagtttttttaaattatattattatttgcccAAATGGTGTGGTGAAATTcttgaaaatttatatttttttatttattttatttactataatgaataatataataaatgatcatttaaaatatacaaaaataataagatATATATCGTAAAAATTGTTCATGTtatagtaatttttttttttaataaaaagtgaatgattaaaataaaaaaaaaa
It encodes the following:
- a CDS encoding protein kinase, STE group, which encodes MIENDNTFNKDEWEIIEKNYRKGGFSKISKAKKKNGIINGTIVNKKMIAIKKIKFDDKIQFNEVNNLELIKNKNKEMQISSIIDYFGYGIKGKNKLYIYLEFIEGKTIYELKKKKFPLNEKQISIILKKCLETMKFLHNNCNLIHMDLKCDNIILKPNNYDNNNNNNNNNNNNNNNNNNNSNINDDNNNSNSNINDDNNFDIKIIDYGLSQKIGDLKRDHYGTYLPDECILNNVSIVNYTFDVYSLGFISFELFYPTQFEIKPIKLTHIYEYVEKSQISPLFLNFIKKCIGRYLDIDVLEIHPFLNENYDNFENYFKFLKQTPLKRIKYRNGINGENDILRINNSTTITSEQFPNNSKMIEFGDDFNGIINVDYIANKKVVILNNPNYNIINLDFCFSNVEYICIKGIGVLEISKITHNSLETFIYEGEFKNDFILKPYLFTNTKHLILKNYKNYIRHRGIIPEGVTFLELSDSIGIEVIKTFIHLPKSIEELCFGCTEETLKQIERNLILQSINFFIINGKLMKFSKNNNLEYYE
- the tmem144B gene encoding transmembrane protein 144 B — protein: MVNPMVIGYIGSAAAIIGFGSNYVPVKKYPVGNGLSYAFILSIGGLCVAFIAMMIHGTFVFSPIGILGGSLWAMANLLIIPIIKLVGLGLGVLLWSSIGIVVGFFSGKFGWLGLEKQIVTHDWMNWLGFVGIVISIFCFFFIKPSLEDDNNNKNVVDRFKNKKGGYIDPMDNEEFPILRGSVNSDGPIKFNKYNNNNNNGDELETSTETIFDKIPTKFKKVAGISMSIICGVLLGVNMIPMQLWKQNHQEASPFDIIFSQFAGVFLFNAFTFMFYAMIKKSPQIYPKTVFPSFISGVMWGIANCGLMISTQNLGYTVGYPISCSGPMIISSLWSVFYFHEIKGTKNLLILCGSFLFLISGIILLAFSSF